Proteins encoded in a region of the Halioglobus maricola genome:
- a CDS encoding cytochrome P450, translating into MENAPDQNADQNLEEFYRSPTTTPEADPWALPLEDIDLATGSIFQAQKHHEYFKRLRQENPVHYHDKNPDIGPYWSLTRYEDIMAVDSDFQKFSSEPSIALFDELLGEERAPMFIAMDPPKHDVQRGAVLPAVDPVRLKDLDQLIRQRTVEVLDEVPTGTPFNWVETVSIELTTRMLATLFDFPFEERHKLTYWSDIITTPPILMGLTIEDRLNHLAECLQTFTAQFKERKFEGNESQDFISLLANNPATADMDGVELLGNLMLLIVGGNDTTRNSMSAGVLFMHENPSEFQKLKDNESLIPSAVSEIIRYQTPLSYMRRTAKEDVEIGGKQIKQGDKIAMWYASGNRDESFFPDADKFIIDRSNVRRHMAFGFGIHRCMGNRVAEAQLRIVWEEILKRFDRLEVVGEPERVEHSFVHGIKDLQVIAHPKG; encoded by the coding sequence ATGGAAAATGCCCCGGATCAGAACGCGGATCAGAACCTGGAAGAGTTTTACCGATCCCCCACGACCACCCCCGAGGCGGACCCCTGGGCTTTGCCACTGGAAGACATTGACCTCGCCACGGGCTCCATTTTCCAGGCTCAAAAACACCACGAATATTTCAAACGTCTGCGCCAGGAAAATCCTGTGCACTACCACGACAAGAACCCGGATATCGGCCCCTACTGGTCGCTGACCCGCTATGAAGACATCATGGCAGTGGACAGCGATTTTCAAAAATTTTCCTCCGAACCCTCCATCGCCCTGTTCGATGAACTACTCGGCGAGGAACGGGCCCCCATGTTCATTGCCATGGATCCGCCCAAGCACGATGTGCAGCGCGGAGCCGTGCTACCAGCTGTCGACCCGGTCCGACTGAAGGACCTCGATCAACTTATTCGTCAACGCACTGTGGAAGTACTGGACGAAGTGCCCACGGGTACGCCGTTTAACTGGGTCGAAACGGTCTCTATCGAACTTACCACACGCATGCTGGCGACCCTGTTTGATTTTCCTTTCGAGGAGCGTCACAAACTGACCTACTGGTCCGATATCATCACCACGCCACCCATCCTCATGGGGCTGACCATCGAGGATCGCCTCAACCATTTGGCAGAGTGCCTGCAAACGTTCACCGCGCAGTTCAAAGAGCGCAAGTTTGAGGGCAACGAGAGTCAGGATTTTATTTCCCTGCTGGCCAATAACCCGGCCACAGCCGACATGGATGGGGTTGAGTTGCTGGGAAATCTGATGCTCTTGATCGTCGGCGGCAATGACACTACCCGCAACTCGATGTCGGCGGGCGTCCTTTTCATGCACGAAAACCCTTCGGAATTCCAAAAGTTAAAGGATAACGAGTCACTGATTCCCTCTGCGGTATCGGAGATCATCCGTTATCAGACACCACTGTCGTACATGCGCAGAACCGCCAAGGAAGACGTCGAGATTGGCGGCAAACAGATCAAGCAAGGCGACAAAATCGCGATGTGGTATGCCTCAGGCAATCGCGATGAGTCTTTCTTCCCGGACGCAGACAAATTTATTATTGATCGCTCCAACGTCCGTCGTCACATGGCCTTCGGATTCGGCATTCACCGCTGCATGGGCAATCGCGTTGCCGAAGCCCAGCTGCGAATCGTGTGGGAAGAGATCCTCAAGCGCTTCGATAGGCTGGAAGTGGTCGGCGAGCCAGAGCGTGTCGAGCACAGCTTCGTGCACGGCATCAAGGACCTGCAGGTGATTGCGCACCCCAAAGGTTAA
- a CDS encoding nitroreductase/quinone reductase family protein → MSSSNNFYRYFLNPVMRTLLRSPLHGITSQNIGIVHFTGRKSGRKLSTPLSYTREGNVVRLLSNQNTRWWLNFRGEGVKVDMEIARQRHPGTAVLLEGDSETLREGVRRFIRALPRDAKVYGLKLDAKGDVIEPSLAAIADQLILVEIQLDDQAVE, encoded by the coding sequence ATGAGTTCCAGCAACAACTTTTATCGTTACTTTCTCAACCCGGTGATGCGCACTTTGCTTCGCTCCCCATTGCATGGCATCACTAGCCAAAACATCGGTATTGTCCACTTCACTGGGCGCAAAAGTGGACGCAAACTCAGCACTCCCCTGAGCTACACTCGTGAAGGAAATGTGGTACGCCTGCTGTCCAATCAGAACACTCGTTGGTGGCTGAACTTTCGGGGGGAGGGAGTGAAGGTTGACATGGAAATTGCCCGGCAGCGCCACCCGGGTACCGCGGTATTGCTGGAAGGCGATAGCGAGACATTACGAGAGGGTGTCCGTCGTTTTATCCGTGCCCTACCCAGAGACGCCAAGGTCTACGGTCTGAAGTTGGACGCCAAGGGGGATGTCATTGAGCCTAGTCTGGCGGCAATCGCAGACCAGTTAATCCTCGTTGAAATACAGCTGGACGACCAGGCTGTGGAATAA
- a CDS encoding DUF3820 family protein, which produces MDNQDLLEAINQVMPYGKYKGRQLLDLPEPYLVWYHSKGFPQGKLGTQLALMYEVKLNGLEGMLRRFQR; this is translated from the coding sequence ATGGACAATCAGGATCTGTTGGAAGCAATCAACCAGGTGATGCCCTATGGCAAATACAAGGGAAGGCAGTTGCTTGACCTGCCGGAACCCTACCTGGTCTGGTATCACAGCAAGGGTTTTCCTCAGGGGAAACTGGGCACACAGTTGGCATTGATGTATGAAGTTAAGCTCAATGGCCTGGAAGGGATGCTGAGACGCTTCCAACGGTAG
- a CDS encoding TetR/AcrR family transcriptional regulator, whose product MTQTARGNSTRQANKALRKQKILDEARELITSQGYEAFTLSELAQRAGVSIPTIHNLFGKKQEVVEALCGEMVANVNEAVSDPDLTDPIEAVGVYIENLLGLYRSDEAFYRAAFVAGERTGLFEHQLPTGIFNRSLKIARQICMNGVDHGYLKGDIDTHWLAEQLFGCQRLARQDWVNGYIDLDRYRVQVLIGMYMTFAADARPAFYKRLRTGINQLASG is encoded by the coding sequence ATGACCCAGACTGCCAGGGGAAACAGCACACGCCAGGCGAACAAGGCTCTGCGTAAACAGAAAATTCTCGACGAGGCGCGCGAGCTAATCACCAGCCAGGGATACGAGGCGTTTACGCTGAGCGAACTAGCGCAACGCGCGGGGGTATCCATACCCACCATCCACAATCTGTTTGGTAAGAAACAGGAGGTCGTTGAGGCGCTGTGCGGTGAAATGGTTGCCAATGTGAACGAGGCCGTCTCCGACCCTGATCTGACCGACCCCATCGAAGCAGTCGGGGTCTACATTGAGAATCTGCTCGGCCTGTACCGATCCGATGAAGCATTTTACCGAGCTGCGTTTGTCGCCGGCGAACGAACCGGATTGTTCGAGCACCAACTCCCCACCGGCATTTTCAATCGCTCGCTGAAAATCGCTCGGCAGATCTGTATGAATGGTGTGGATCATGGTTACCTGAAAGGTGACATAGACACCCACTGGCTTGCTGAACAGCTGTTTGGCTGTCAGCGGCTCGCGAGACAGGACTGGGTCAACGGTTATATTGACCTCGACCGCTATCGCGTCCAGGTGCTGATCGGGATGTATATGACGTTTGCCGCCGACGCGAGGCCCGCATTCTACAAAAGGCTAAGAACGGGCATCAATCAGCTTGCCAGTGGCTAG
- a CDS encoding phytanoyl-CoA dioxygenase family protein, whose protein sequence is MPQDTLKSIEACASHYGDQAQEMRCYLIEGERAALEMDNRGPIRFDADGELAADILEAYSRYGFYVFEGVLDETELKDITADLERMRATFPSEPDALLTPSGEPALGADCQAPSLLWSKPLGDPLGGTDLARGRHQVKLIEPEAADDAPKAAPFILLGSLQFSEACLRVYGHPQLLRVAEAVNGPDFAPFNEALFIKDPGIGAAVSWHQDGDTHWDSDDFDEGIHGFNFMAQVYGSTPVNGVWVLPGSHKQGKLDIKALVSESGSERLEGAVPIVCDAGDVVICNRQLVHGSFPNSGYEPRLTVNFGFHRRSSVLDVMGAGIHNDVMCYNAELIERRSRVIGFAIDARAKHYPDEESYQYQPFLASGKAYLWDEEAKAGLQDYNLEDLSI, encoded by the coding sequence ATGCCACAGGATACCCTGAAATCGATCGAGGCGTGTGCCTCCCACTATGGCGATCAGGCACAAGAGATGCGTTGCTACCTGATCGAGGGAGAGCGAGCGGCTCTTGAAATGGATAATCGCGGCCCCATTCGTTTTGATGCCGACGGCGAACTGGCCGCCGATATTCTGGAGGCCTACTCCCGCTATGGATTCTATGTGTTCGAGGGAGTATTGGACGAAACCGAGCTGAAGGACATTACCGCAGACCTTGAGCGCATGCGTGCAACGTTCCCGTCAGAGCCCGATGCGCTGCTGACCCCATCGGGTGAGCCGGCTTTGGGCGCCGATTGCCAGGCGCCCAGCCTGCTCTGGTCAAAGCCACTGGGAGACCCGCTTGGAGGCACTGACCTCGCGAGAGGGCGGCACCAGGTGAAGCTGATTGAGCCAGAAGCCGCTGACGATGCACCGAAAGCAGCACCCTTTATTTTGTTAGGCTCGCTCCAGTTTTCGGAGGCTTGCCTGCGAGTGTATGGTCATCCCCAATTGCTGCGCGTGGCGGAAGCGGTGAACGGGCCTGACTTCGCTCCATTCAATGAAGCCCTGTTCATCAAGGATCCGGGAATTGGCGCTGCGGTGTCCTGGCATCAGGACGGCGACACTCATTGGGACAGTGATGATTTTGACGAGGGCATCCACGGTTTCAATTTCATGGCCCAGGTATACGGCAGCACGCCCGTAAACGGTGTTTGGGTTTTGCCGGGTAGCCACAAGCAAGGCAAGCTGGATATCAAGGCCCTGGTGTCGGAGTCTGGAAGCGAAAGGCTCGAGGGCGCGGTCCCTATTGTCTGCGATGCCGGTGATGTTGTGATCTGCAACCGTCAACTGGTGCACGGTTCCTTCCCCAATTCCGGTTATGAGCCCAGGCTTACGGTCAACTTTGGCTTCCACCGCCGTTCCTCCGTGCTTGATGTTATGGGTGCGGGGATTCACAACGACGTGATGTGTTACAACGCTGAACTGATCGAGCGTCGTTCCCGCGTGATCGGCTTTGCGATTGACGCGCGGGCTAAGCATTATCCTGATGAAGAGAGCTATCAATATCAGCCCTTCCTGGCGTCGGGAAAAGCCTACCTTTGGGACGAGGAGGCGAAAGCTGGCCTTCAGGATTACAACCTGGAAGATCTGAGTATCTAG
- a CDS encoding acetolactate synthase large subunit encodes MNGAESLLSTLTNSGIDVCFTNPGTSEMHFVAALDEVEGMRCVLCLFEGVISGAADGYARMARKPASTLLHLGPGLGNALANVHNAKKGCVPMVNIVGDHATYHLHYDAPLTSDIEGIAGPVSHWVHTSEAPEHIARDAAEAIRQAGSHRIATLMLPADVSWGENPAGAEPAVSIGAPAKVSTERIAEAAIRLRSGKNCMIMMGGGTEVTLERGHKASQIAEACGAQLCTDVFPTRVARGEGTAMIERLPYLAEMAVDRLKDVEELILIGAKSPVSFFAYPDVPSAIAPPSCEHFVLAENEDDIDQALESLIAALDAGETPPRIHELALCDAPRGDLDANTAAMAIAHHLPQDAVIVDEAITSGIAVAPMTATARRHDWLNQTGGSIGWGLSAAVGAAIACPQRKVVCLEGDGSAMYTIQALWTMAREELDVTVVIFNNRKYSILELEFARTGARGGVPGPKAASMLDIGKPNMDFVAMATGMGVKATRASTAEEFSAQFAGAMKENGPRLIDAQVPSLSG; translated from the coding sequence ATGAATGGAGCAGAGAGCCTGCTTAGCACATTGACCAATAGTGGAATCGATGTCTGTTTTACCAACCCTGGAACCTCAGAGATGCATTTTGTGGCTGCGTTAGATGAGGTAGAAGGCATGCGCTGCGTGCTGTGTCTGTTTGAGGGCGTCATCAGCGGGGCGGCCGATGGCTACGCCAGAATGGCTCGCAAGCCAGCCTCGACATTGCTCCACCTGGGTCCCGGCCTGGGTAACGCACTCGCCAATGTTCACAATGCCAAGAAAGGCTGCGTGCCGATGGTCAATATTGTGGGCGACCACGCAACCTACCACCTGCACTACGATGCGCCGCTGACGTCGGACATTGAGGGCATCGCAGGCCCAGTCTCGCACTGGGTGCATACTTCAGAGGCGCCGGAGCACATTGCGCGCGACGCGGCCGAAGCGATTCGCCAGGCCGGTTCGCACCGCATAGCGACTCTGATGTTGCCCGCTGATGTGTCCTGGGGAGAAAACCCAGCGGGAGCGGAGCCGGCGGTCAGTATCGGTGCGCCAGCGAAGGTGTCGACAGAACGCATTGCAGAGGCCGCCATCAGGCTTCGGTCCGGTAAAAACTGCATGATCATGATGGGCGGTGGCACTGAGGTGACATTGGAACGTGGCCACAAGGCCAGCCAAATCGCCGAGGCCTGTGGCGCGCAGTTGTGTACCGATGTTTTTCCCACTCGAGTGGCCAGAGGGGAGGGCACCGCGATGATTGAGCGCCTGCCGTACCTCGCCGAGATGGCGGTGGACCGGCTTAAGGATGTCGAAGAGTTAATCCTTATTGGGGCGAAATCCCCCGTGTCATTCTTTGCCTATCCAGACGTGCCAAGTGCAATCGCGCCCCCGAGCTGCGAGCACTTTGTACTGGCCGAAAATGAAGATGATATTGACCAGGCCCTGGAGTCATTGATCGCGGCGCTGGATGCGGGTGAAACGCCGCCGCGCATTCACGAGTTGGCGCTCTGCGATGCGCCGCGGGGTGACCTCGATGCCAACACAGCCGCGATGGCCATCGCACATCACCTTCCCCAGGATGCGGTGATTGTCGATGAAGCGATTACATCGGGCATAGCCGTGGCGCCTATGACCGCGACCGCACGCCGCCACGACTGGCTCAATCAGACAGGCGGTAGCATTGGCTGGGGGTTGTCAGCCGCAGTGGGTGCAGCCATTGCTTGCCCGCAACGGAAGGTCGTCTGCCTGGAGGGAGATGGCAGTGCCATGTACACCATCCAGGCGTTGTGGACCATGGCGCGTGAGGAATTGGATGTGACCGTGGTGATATTCAATAACCGCAAATACAGCATTCTGGAATTGGAGTTTGCACGGACCGGGGCTCGTGGCGGAGTGCCTGGGCCCAAAGCGGCGAGCATGCTCGACATCGGCAAGCCCAATATGGACTTTGTGGCCATGGCAACGGGGATGGGGGTGAAGGCTACCCGCGCGAGCACTGCTGAGGAGTTTAGTGCCCAGTTTGCCGGGGCGATGAAAGAAAATGGCCCCCGGCTGATTGATGCGCAGGTTCCTTCGTTGTCAGGTTGA
- a CDS encoding DoxX family protein → MLSTILSWKNAGLAIVFLWFFVGGISHFTDPEFFVAIMPPWIGWHLEIVYISGVFEVLGAIGILIPKLRQWAGNGLFLLTICVTPANIHMWLNPDLFPDVPETFLSVRLIIQVVLLAIIWRSTRTST, encoded by the coding sequence ATGCTGTCAACAATCCTCAGCTGGAAAAACGCCGGGCTGGCGATCGTCTTCCTTTGGTTTTTTGTTGGCGGCATCAGCCACTTTACAGATCCCGAATTCTTTGTGGCCATAATGCCGCCATGGATAGGCTGGCACCTGGAGATCGTTTACATCAGCGGCGTCTTTGAGGTTCTCGGCGCAATCGGCATTCTCATTCCAAAACTCAGGCAGTGGGCAGGGAACGGCCTCTTTCTCCTAACAATCTGTGTCACACCAGCAAATATCCATATGTGGCTGAACCCCGACTTGTTTCCCGATGTCCCGGAAACATTCCTCAGTGTACGCTTGATCATCCAGGTGGTACTACTGGCAATAATCTGGCGGAGCACGCGCACATCAACCTGA
- a CDS encoding NADH:flavin oxidoreductase: protein MQHDSVLFKPFKLGKLELANRIVMAPMTRNLSPQNIPGDDVVEYYRRRAAGGVGLILSEGTCIDHIAANGYPDVPYFHGEERLAAWKKVIDAVHAEGGKMAPQLWHCGGMRKAGTPPEGDVNGYTPSGMNMPGKVNRHVMTKDDIDEVIASYARGAANAKDLGFDAVEIHGAHGYLIDQFLWEGVNQRTDEYGGSFDNRLRFAVEVIQAVRSAVGPDFPIIFRFSQWKQQDFAARLVDSPEGLEKLVLPLSKAGVDIFHCSTRRFWEPEFEGSDLNLAGWTRKITGKPAITVGSVGLNADFIPDPGTASFKAAEPASLDELLRRLEADEFDLVAVGRALIANPEWANQVRAGNMDSLRAYETDMLAKLV from the coding sequence ATGCAGCACGACAGCGTTCTTTTCAAGCCCTTCAAACTTGGCAAACTGGAACTGGCAAACCGCATCGTCATGGCCCCCATGACGCGCAATCTTTCTCCCCAGAATATTCCCGGCGATGACGTTGTTGAATACTACCGCCGCCGCGCTGCCGGAGGTGTTGGCCTGATTCTCAGCGAAGGCACCTGCATCGACCACATCGCTGCAAACGGATATCCGGACGTTCCCTACTTCCATGGCGAAGAACGTCTCGCAGCCTGGAAAAAGGTTATCGACGCGGTGCACGCTGAGGGTGGCAAGATGGCGCCACAGTTATGGCACTGCGGCGGCATGCGCAAAGCAGGCACACCGCCGGAAGGCGACGTCAACGGCTACACACCCTCGGGCATGAACATGCCTGGCAAGGTCAATCGTCATGTCATGACGAAGGACGATATCGACGAGGTCATCGCCTCCTACGCCCGCGGCGCCGCAAACGCCAAGGACCTCGGATTTGATGCGGTGGAAATCCATGGCGCGCACGGCTATCTCATCGACCAGTTCCTCTGGGAAGGCGTTAACCAACGCACCGACGAGTATGGAGGCTCTTTTGACAACCGCCTGCGTTTCGCCGTCGAGGTGATACAAGCAGTGCGTTCTGCGGTGGGTCCAGACTTTCCAATCATCTTCCGCTTCTCGCAGTGGAAGCAACAGGATTTCGCAGCAAGGCTTGTCGACTCCCCGGAAGGCCTTGAGAAACTCGTTCTTCCCCTCAGTAAAGCCGGTGTAGACATCTTCCACTGCTCTACGCGACGCTTCTGGGAGCCAGAATTTGAGGGCAGCGATTTGAACCTTGCCGGCTGGACTCGAAAGATTACCGGAAAACCGGCGATCACCGTGGGCAGCGTTGGCCTGAATGCGGACTTCATACCTGACCCCGGGACAGCGTCCTTCAAGGCAGCAGAGCCGGCCAGTCTCGATGAATTGCTACGTCGCCTCGAAGCCGATGAGTTTGACCTCGTCGCCGTAGGGCGGGCATTGATTGCCAACCCGGAGTGGGCAAACCAAGTACGAGCGGGCAACATGGATTCCCTGCGCGCCTATGAAACTGACATGCTAGCGAAGCTGGTCTAG
- a CDS encoding serine hydrolase domain-containing protein, with protein sequence MPNMRWLFLFVLFSLAACSGKSLELKVPPANNDAPPEEGLSWASRAAIDAFFRGVVWKGDRSGFVAMFAQDGHLVYGTAAGWANIEARIPMQLDTRMRFASMTKPVTAVSAMILVEEGKLGLDDPVAQYVPAFSGLKLATSHSRNAEGSFDTKKPNNELLVRHLLMFSSGIGPGIESEPTELHEYWEANTIYTEDTRSLAERIDRMASLPLFEEPGTAWRYGWSADVLARVVEVAADQPYGDFVEERILQPLGMEATAYMQAGDSFEDVATVYTQDENGDLVMAKPRFDAYWTPGGSGLVSNAEDYMRFALMLWNGGEYQGVRILEPATIAEMRSLHMPEGVLSSIGMEGLGWGLGVAVAADSEASMVPDNNGDFWWSGFFGTTFFVSPATGLVGVLLSQNDPKTFDDDGEGGPIHLFIAQAIALAGAPERAEGD encoded by the coding sequence ATGCCGAATATGCGATGGCTCTTTCTGTTTGTACTGTTCAGTCTGGCTGCCTGCAGTGGTAAATCACTGGAGCTCAAAGTGCCACCGGCCAACAACGATGCGCCACCCGAGGAAGGTCTGTCCTGGGCCAGCCGCGCGGCCATCGACGCCTTTTTTCGCGGCGTGGTCTGGAAGGGAGACCGTTCCGGATTCGTCGCCATGTTCGCCCAGGACGGGCATCTGGTTTACGGCACGGCAGCAGGTTGGGCCAACATTGAAGCTCGAATACCGATGCAATTGGATACCCGGATGCGCTTTGCTTCAATGACCAAGCCGGTTACTGCGGTGTCGGCGATGATCCTGGTCGAAGAGGGCAAGCTGGGGCTTGACGATCCCGTCGCCCAATACGTTCCTGCTTTTTCGGGTCTCAAGCTGGCTACCAGCCACAGCCGGAATGCCGAGGGCAGTTTCGATACCAAAAAACCCAATAACGAATTGCTGGTGAGACACTTGCTCATGTTTTCTTCTGGTATTGGCCCAGGCATCGAGTCGGAACCCACTGAACTTCATGAGTACTGGGAAGCGAACACAATTTATACGGAAGACACGAGGAGCCTCGCAGAGCGCATTGATCGCATGGCAAGCCTGCCATTGTTTGAGGAGCCAGGTACGGCGTGGCGCTACGGATGGTCCGCAGATGTACTTGCCAGGGTGGTTGAGGTGGCGGCTGATCAGCCGTACGGTGATTTCGTTGAAGAACGTATCTTGCAGCCACTGGGTATGGAGGCCACAGCCTACATGCAAGCGGGCGACTCCTTTGAGGATGTCGCTACGGTCTATACCCAGGATGAAAATGGTGACCTGGTGATGGCGAAGCCACGCTTCGACGCCTACTGGACTCCGGGTGGGAGCGGCCTGGTGTCCAACGCGGAAGACTATATGCGCTTTGCGCTCATGCTGTGGAACGGCGGAGAGTACCAGGGTGTGCGTATTCTGGAACCGGCCACCATCGCTGAGATGCGCAGCTTACACATGCCTGAGGGCGTATTAAGCAGCATAGGTATGGAGGGTCTTGGCTGGGGGCTAGGGGTGGCTGTCGCCGCCGATAGCGAAGCCAGCATGGTCCCGGACAATAACGGGGATTTCTGGTGGTCCGGTTTCTTTGGTACCACCTTCTTCGTCAGCCCGGCCACCGGGTTGGTCGGAGTTTTGTTGTCACAAAACGACCCCAAAACGTTCGATGACGACGGCGAGGGCGGGCCGATACATCTCTTCATCGCACAAGCGATTGCTCTGGCCGGCGCACCTGAGCGTGCAGAGGGGGATTAA
- a CDS encoding glycosyltransferase family 4 protein, translated as MEREARKLNIAIVSEFHVAGLAGGGERRIYELSRRLVARGHRVTWICMCQPGKGDFEGIHVLPLGSLVKSPPQRSLNNFASYSLRLFWHLCRTKYDIVDAQTYSPLLISYFASLFSRTPMLGTVHDVRTSSGNDFHQMDPLARAIESVVLRIPARALITVSQFTRNALVSRYKRSPDQVHVVSNAVTTEIISRSPLPHKERELIFVGRLVPGKGIQHFIDLCDTLECRGAIIGQGPLLAQIEQECSRRPHIEFIGRLENYADVIGEMKQSKVLVLPSSREGFGLVLAEAAAAGIPTVAYSAGGVAEVIVDKVTGFLVEPGDSAGLAVAARTALEPENCKRMGDSAQRHVAHNFSWDRSVVELEGLYRKYALP; from the coding sequence ATGGAACGTGAAGCTCGAAAACTCAATATCGCCATAGTTTCGGAATTTCACGTAGCTGGTCTCGCAGGAGGCGGCGAACGTCGCATCTATGAACTATCCCGGCGTCTTGTGGCTCGTGGCCACCGAGTTACATGGATATGTATGTGCCAGCCTGGCAAAGGTGATTTCGAAGGCATCCATGTATTACCGCTGGGAAGCCTTGTAAAAAGTCCGCCGCAACGTTCTCTCAACAACTTCGCTTCTTACAGCCTTCGCCTTTTCTGGCATTTGTGTCGCACAAAGTACGATATCGTTGATGCACAGACTTATTCGCCCCTACTCATCAGTTACTTTGCCTCTCTATTCTCCAGAACGCCCATGCTGGGAACCGTCCACGACGTTAGGACCTCTTCCGGGAATGACTTCCACCAGATGGACCCATTGGCGCGAGCAATAGAGTCCGTTGTACTTCGCATTCCTGCTCGCGCCCTGATCACCGTTAGCCAGTTTACCCGTAATGCACTTGTCTCTCGCTATAAACGTAGTCCAGACCAGGTTCATGTCGTGTCAAATGCGGTAACCACCGAGATAATTTCAAGATCTCCGTTGCCCCATAAAGAGCGGGAGCTGATATTCGTCGGCCGCCTCGTACCGGGCAAAGGAATCCAACACTTCATAGACCTTTGTGACACCCTGGAATGCAGAGGAGCCATTATCGGGCAAGGCCCGCTCTTGGCCCAGATTGAACAGGAATGTTCGAGAAGACCACATATTGAGTTCATTGGAAGACTAGAAAACTACGCTGATGTGATAGGCGAGATGAAGCAATCAAAAGTGCTGGTTCTACCATCAAGTCGAGAAGGTTTCGGACTGGTACTCGCTGAGGCAGCCGCTGCAGGCATTCCCACAGTCGCGTATTCAGCCGGGGGGGTTGCAGAAGTCATTGTCGACAAGGTGACAGGTTTCCTGGTCGAGCCAGGAGATAGTGCCGGCCTAGCGGTGGCCGCGCGCACCGCGCTGGAGCCAGAGAACTGCAAGAGAATGGGCGATTCGGCTCAGCGTCACGTTGCACATAATTTTAGCTGGGATCGATCCGTCGTGGAGCTAGAAGGGCTGTATCGGAAATACGCTCTCCCCTGA
- a CDS encoding FkbM family methyltransferase: protein MKLPSETLPCTFAYNKFCGYCLPNSSLHRPASKAVQAGRAYERHTIDYMMANCGDGDIIHAGAYFGDFLPALSGAITDGACIWSFEPNLENFRCAEITLKINNLTNVDLTNAGLGEAGSIGYLKTASPNGVSLGGASRVVANRQAGKPGITSIKIVAIDEIVPADRQVSILQLDVEGYEKAALLDSLALIERCRPILILEQLDGGALTDSDWFKRNILSLGYSETAKIHSNVVYCVSR from the coding sequence ATGAAGTTACCATCTGAAACACTTCCTTGTACTTTTGCTTACAATAAATTTTGCGGCTATTGCCTGCCAAACTCGTCGCTTCATCGGCCGGCCTCGAAGGCGGTTCAAGCCGGAAGGGCGTACGAAAGGCATACTATCGACTACATGATGGCTAACTGCGGCGATGGTGACATTATTCATGCCGGCGCGTACTTTGGAGATTTTCTGCCCGCGCTTTCAGGTGCTATCACTGATGGGGCCTGCATTTGGTCTTTTGAGCCCAATCTAGAGAACTTTCGTTGCGCAGAAATTACTCTGAAGATAAACAACCTGACGAATGTTGATTTAACGAATGCGGGTTTAGGTGAAGCTGGTTCAATAGGTTATTTGAAAACCGCTAGCCCAAACGGTGTATCGCTGGGAGGAGCAAGCAGGGTTGTTGCGAATCGGCAGGCTGGAAAACCTGGAATTACGTCTATCAAAATAGTCGCAATCGACGAGATTGTGCCCGCTGACCGGCAGGTCAGTATTCTACAACTAGATGTAGAAGGGTATGAAAAGGCTGCTTTGCTAGATTCTTTGGCTCTGATAGAGCGGTGTAGGCCGATTCTGATTCTGGAGCAGTTGGATGGTGGCGCATTGACGGATTCCGACTGGTTTAAACGGAACATCCTTAGCCTTGGGTATTCGGAGACAGCTAAGATTCACTCGAACGTAGTATATTGTGTGTCGCGTTAG